The region GTTGTCTTTCAGCGTGTCTTCGATCTGGTCGCCGAGGTTCATTTTGCCGAGCAGGGCGTTGTCGGTGCCTTTATCGACGTTGGCCACGGCAACTTTGATGCCTTGGGTGTTGCCGTACGGATTCCAGAATCCGTAGATGTTGAACCATGCGTACAGCGGCGGAATGATGATTATGCCGATCATGATGACCCAGGCGGCGGGTACGGTGACGAGTCGTTTGAGGTCACGACGCAGAATCTGCAGTACGTTGCGCATTGTCTCCCCAGTCCAATGGATGTTCGACCGTGTTCGCGCGTAGCGATACGTTATCCGTAGCGCTACGCCTCCCGTATCGTAATACCCGTTCTCGGACAAATTTGGGCACGGACGTAAATGCGCTCCGCCCATGACTGAAATAAACACGACAAACTGCGGCGGAACTGTGAATCTTGCCGTTAATGACCGCACAACTTGCATTCTGTGCATGCGCAAGTCGAGTCTGTTGTCTGCGATCTTGTGATTACGAGATGGCACGTGACTTGTGCAGACAGCAATCGCAGGTTGTGCTGGTTGCGCACAAACAATCCTCTCGTGTAGCGTACTGCGATTGGGTTTTGGTAGCGTTGTACAAGGAAGGACGAATAGTATGGGCAGAACCGAAGAAGTGAGCGCGGCCATCGCCGACGAAACCGAAATCACAGCGATCGAAGAGGCCGGAATCATTGCGCAATCAAAATCGGCGGAAGCCGACGACAATCCGGCCGACCGTAGACTGCCGCTGATTGCACGCATTTACGGCATCGTCATGCTGGTCGAAGGCGTGGTGACGTTGCCGATCATCGTGATTTCCTGCCTGTATGCAGTCCAAGCCGCGCTTTCCGGCAGGCTGGCGTTTGACGCGCTGAACCTCACCACTATTCTGTCGGTTATTCATGCTGCGGTGCTGCTGGTCTCCACCGCATGCCTTGCGGTTTTCGGCGTGCTGCTGATTCTCAACAAGCGTCGACATATCGCGCAATGGACGTATTTGATGATTCCGCTCACGCTTGCGGAAGGCCTATTGTCGTTGTCGTTGCAGGGTTTGGGTGTGAATCTAATCAGTCCGGTCGTGCAGCTGCTTGTATTGGTTGCGTTGCATATTACGGCCGATCCGTCGCTGCGCGAGGAGCGTCGTTTGCAGTTCGCGCTTCGTCGTTTGGATGCGCGCAGCGAGTATGAGACGGCTGTTTCGAAGGGCATGGCCGGCCGTGATCTGACTGGCAAAGGCTATATTTCGTTGGATTTCTTCAACTTATTCTGGCTGTTTGTGGTCGGTTGCGTGTTTGGTCTGGTGGTGGAGACGCTGTACCACTATGTGCTGTTCGGCGAATGGCAGGATCGTGCCGGATTTTTGTGGGGGCCGTTCTCGCCTATCTACGGTTTTGGCGCGGTGATTCTGACGGTGTTGCTCAATCACTTGTGGCGGTCGAATTGGATGCTGATTTTCTGCGCGAGCGCGGTGATTGGCGGCGCGTTTGAATATTTCACCAGCTGGTTCATGGAAGTTGCGTTCGGTATTCGCGCGTGGGATTACACAGGCAAATGGCTGTCGATTGATGGGCGCACATCCGGCAAATACATGTTTTTCTGGGGAATACTTGGCTTGGTGTGGGTGAAGCTGATTCTGCCGCATTTGCTTGCGATGATTCAGCGTATTCCGTGGAAGATTCGCTATACGTTGACGGCGGTGTGTTTTGCGCTGATTTTCATTGACGGCGTGATGACGTTGATGGCGCTGGATGCCTGGTATTCGCGTATGGCGGGTATTGCGCAGAATTCGCCTGTTTCGCAATTCTTCGCCACGTATTTCGACGACGACTTCATGGCCAATCGGTTCCAGACCATGACGCTCGACCCGTCTACTGCCGGTCGCATGTAGCGGGCTGGCTGGGCGGGGCTATGCGGCGAAGCTTTGTGCGAGCTGGCGGATCAGATCCGGCCTATGTCCACTCCATGAGGAGTTCGGTGAGATGACGACCGGAATCTGCTTGAAACCAGCGTTTTTGATCTGTTCGAAGGTGGACGGGTTCTTCGTCAGGTCGACGGTGTCGTAACGCACGCCCAGCTTTGCAAGCTCTTGCTCGGTGGCTTCGCATTGCGGGTTGCTCGGATTGGTGAAGACGGTCACGGTCATTCGATTTCCTCCCTATGCAAATGGCTTTCGTCGTTTGCGAAAGCCGTGTCGGCCACGTTCTTCGGTTATGCTCGCTTACGCAAGCCACTATCTAGCATACACACTACCGGTAGTGGTGTGTCGTGAGATTCCTCACTGTATATAGTGGGGAATTCCCCAGAATTCCCAAAAATACGAACGTTTGTTCGAATATGCTCCAGTGTACCTCAAACTACGGAATTCGCGTCTGCGCGCATGTCGAAACTGTCTCTAATGCTGTTTGATGGGCGCAAGATGCGTTGCGGACGGTCGTGAAATGATGCCGAGTGTGCGATGCCTATAGCAGTGAATGTACTGGGTAAATGCTGGGCTGCGGCCTTTGATCCATTAGGCTGCAGAAACAAGAATGCCTCGGAAACCGTTGAAAATATTGATTTCCGAGGCTTTTCGTATGTGCCCCCCGTGGGATTCGAACCCACAACCCACGACTTAAAAGGACGCTGCTCTAACCGTTGAGCTAGAGGGGCAACAAAGAGCTAGTATACAGCATATTTACGCAAAACGCCACACAAATCAGCTGTAAATGACAAAAAACGTTGATTATCACCAAGTCATCGCCGAATCATCATCGAATTCCCGCGAATCGCAGCATCATTTCTGCATATCTGCTCGTACAGTGGAATGCATGTCATGTACCACGATTCTTGTAGGAAAGAAAGCCAGCTACGACGGCTCCACTATCATCGCACGCGACGATGATTCCGGTTCCGGCCGTTACGATCCGAAGAAATTCATTGCGGTCGCGCCGCAAGACCAACCGCGGCATTACCGCAGTGTGCTCAGTCATGTCGAAATCGATCTTCCCGACAATCCATGCCGATACAGCATTGTGCCGAACGTGCTGCCAAATCGCGGAATTCTCGCGGAAGCGGGCGTCAACGAGCACAATGTGGCGATGAGCGCCACCGAAACCATCGCAGTCAACGAGCGCGTGCTAGCCGCTGATCCGCTCGTTGAGTTGCAACCGGCGAACAAAGCCGCTAATACCCCTGAAATTCCGGGCGGAATCGGAGAAGAAGACATCATAACCCTTGTGCTGCCTTACGTAACCACGGCACGCGAAGGCGTCGCACGTCTCGCCGAACTGCTTGAAACATACGGCACCTACGAATCGAATGGCATCATCATTTCCGACGTAAACGAAATCTGGTATGTCGAAACGATCGGCGGACATCATTGGATCGCCCGCCGCGTGCCTGACGACTGCTATGCGACCATCCCCAACCAGCTCGGCATCGACGATTTCGACTTCGACGACGCCTTCAACGCCCAACGTGAATTCATGTGCAGTGCCGATTTGCGTGAATTCATGGATGCGCACCACCTTGACCGCACTATGAGCGCGGCTGTAAGTAGCGGCTTCGGATTCCAGCCGACGAGCGCTTTCGGAAACGTCAATATGAACGGTGGCAGTAATAGCAGTAGCGGCGCGGCGCTGAGATGTAACCATTTCAATCCGCGCACAGCTTTTGGCACCGCCACCACCAAAGACCACATCTACAACACTCCGCGTGCCTGGTACATGCAGCGCTACCTCAATCCAAGCGAGGATTGGGATTCGCCGGCCGCCCGCTACACGCCCGCGTCCGACGATATTCCGTGGTGTCGCGTGCCTGAGAACGCTGTGACGCTCGAAGACGTCGATTTCCTGATGAGCGCGCACTTCGAGGGAACCCCTTACGACCCGTACGGTACTCTCGGAACGTCGGAAAGCCGCCATCGCTACCGTCCGATCGGCATCAACCGCACCGGGCATATGGTGGCCATGCAGATCCGCCCGTACGCGCCGGAAACCAGCCGCTCGATCATGTGGATTTCGTACGGTTCCGGCCCCTTCACCGCGGCCACGCCGTTCTATGCGAACGTCGACGATACGCCCGCCTACCTGCGCGACACCACGCCGGAAGTCTCGACCAACAACCTGTACTGGGCGAACCGTTTGATCGCCGCGCTCGCCGACGCGCATTTCTACGAAACCAGCAATGCGATCGAAGAATTTGCGGAATCGGCCCGCGCGTATGGCCATCGTCTGGTGGAACGTACCGATGCCGAATTGCGTGAGATGACCGCGCAATCGAGCGCGTCCGAATCACAAGAGAGTGCAGGGGCTGCGGAGATTACGGAAAACGCAAGTATTGCAATCATCGCCAGACTGCAGCAGTCCAACGAAGAAATGGCGGAATACTTGCGCACTCACGTTACGAAACTGCTTAACGACGTGCTCTACACGTCCAGCAATCTCATGCACAACAGTTTCGCCATGTCCGACCGCTGGAACTAAGCATAAAACCCTGAAATCCGGCAAAACCCGTCCCAATGAGCCAGGTTTCCGCGCTCGGGGCGGTTCCGCATGAACGTAGGCTGTTGGAAGCGTCAGTGCTGCTTCCAACAGCCTCACGACTGCATCCTCACCCCGTACGTCAGTTCTGCCATATATAAGGTAGATAGTGCCATCCAGACCGTCGATTGACCATCAAATCGTCGGAAATCGCGATCAGTTGAACCCGACGACGTGTTCCGCCACGAAATATCCCTTGCGAATCACGAAACGACCGATTGACCCGCGCAAATTCAACGCACGAGACATGGCCTTCTTGCGCACATCCTTGTAAATAGTGGGGGAGTACGCCTTAATGTCGTCCCACATATCCTTTTTCTTCTCATAATTTTCCGGATCGCGAGACAAAATCATGAACACACTTGCCACGGAACTTTCAATCGCCAGGAAGTGGATCATATAACGGTACAGGCCGTCCGGTACCGTGTCGCGTTCCGGAGTGGCGTGCACCATGCACTGGTTGACGAGACGCAGCTGGTCGACACGGCGGATCATCACATCGGTCTGCACGCTTTGCCCGTCGCGCCCGATGAAATAGTGGTAGAACGGCGTATCCAAATACTTCATGGTCTTCACCCACGGGAATGGTTGGTACGCGTAAATGAAATCCACGTAGAACGTGTGCTCCGGCAGTTGCATGCCGGACTCTCGCACCACGGCAGTACGGTACGTCAGCGCGTGCATGAGAATGTATTCAGCCAAGCCGAAATGCCCAAGATCGTTCCAAGTCAGGCGCTCGCCGGCCTTCATGGCATGGCGGAAGTTCACTACATGCTTGTTGCGTTTGCCAACCTTGTCATACACATAATTGGTGACGAGCATGTCGATCGGCTCGGTGGAATCGGCCTCTTTGCGCAGCACGGCCATGACTTGTTCGAGTGCTTCGGGACCGACCCAATCGTCGGCGTCCACGACCTTCACATACATGCCGTTTGCTGCCGCGATGCCGGTGTTGACGGCCCCTCCGTGCCCCTTGTTCTCCTGGTGGATGGCGCGCACGATGCCTGGATAGCGGGCCTCGAATTTCTGTGCCATTTCCAGCGTGCCGTCGGACGATCCGTCATCCACGATCAGCACTTCGATGTCGTCGTTGCGCTTCGCTGCGATTAACGACATGACGCATCGTTCCAAATATTCGGTCATATTGTACGCGGGCACCACGAAGGTGAGCGTCTTCTTCTCCTGCATAGTCTTCCTTGGTCGGCCGAGGTGACCTTCCGCGTGCGCGTGGTCACTGCGTAACGAAACTAACGTAGCACCTTGTTCGCTTCAGGGGAACGGTTTGTGCGCAATAGGCACCCTGAATAGTTCAATCTGCACCTGAAATTTCCCTTAAGGGTATCGTTGTTGACGATTCGTCGGTTTTCGTCGATGTTTATTGGCTGCTGTGCTGCTTACGATTTCCCTGTTGCGGGCACTGTTTAATTCCTGCGCCTGGCGTCTGTTGGCGTGGGCTGCGATGCTTGCGGTGACAGGGTGCGGCTGAGTCTTACAACTGCTGTTCGGCTTGTGTGTCTTGGCTTCCGGCTGCGCCTTGTTCGGTGTTCTGTTCAGCGTTCTGCCCGGCTGGGCTTTCCGTATTGTTTTGTGATTGTGCCTCTTTTGCGGCCTTGCGCTCACGCTTCGCGATTTCCTTGATTTCGCGCCTTTCCTGCTTTTCCGCCTCTTTTGCGGCTTTGTCGCTTTCGAAACGCAGTTCCGGCTTGGCTTCCATGCGGCTCAAGCCATGCCAGGCCAGATTCACGATGTGCGCGGCGAGCTGCTCCTTGCTGAGCTTGCGCTGGTCGGCCCAATATTGGCAGGTGTAGACGGTCATGCCGATGAGCATCTGCGCGTAGTACGGCACGCCCTTGGCGGGCAGATGCTGCCGCTTGAACGCCTCGGTGAGTATGTCTTCGACGCGGATGGAGATGTCGCCGAGCAGCGAGTTGAATGATCCCGCGGGATCGGTTTTCGGCGAATCGCGGGTGAGCACGCGGAATCCCTCGGCGTTCTCCTCGACATAGGTGAGCAGTGCGAGGGCGGTGCGTTCGACGATCTGCCGCGGATGCGCCTGCGGATCGGACAGCGCGTTGATGAGGGTGTCGGTGAGCGCGCGCATTTCGCGGTCCACCACCACGGCGTACAGGCCCTCTTTACCTCCGAAATGCTCGTACACAATGGGTTTTGACACTTTTGCGGTGGCGGCGATCTCCTCCACGCTCACTGCTTCGAAACCCTTCGACGCGAACAGCGAACGACCGATTTCGATGAGCTGCTCGCGCCGCTGATACGACGTCATTCT is a window of Bifidobacterium catenulatum DSM 16992 = JCM 1194 = LMG 11043 DNA encoding:
- a CDS encoding putative ABC transporter permease; amino-acid sequence: MGRTEEVSAAIADETEITAIEEAGIIAQSKSAEADDNPADRRLPLIARIYGIVMLVEGVVTLPIIVISCLYAVQAALSGRLAFDALNLTTILSVIHAAVLLVSTACLAVFGVLLILNKRRHIAQWTYLMIPLTLAEGLLSLSLQGLGVNLISPVVQLLVLVALHITADPSLREERRLQFALRRLDARSEYETAVSKGMAGRDLTGKGYISLDFFNLFWLFVVGCVFGLVVETLYHYVLFGEWQDRAGFLWGPFSPIYGFGAVILTVLLNHLWRSNWMLIFCASAVIGGAFEYFTSWFMEVAFGIRAWDYTGKWLSIDGRTSGKYMFFWGILGLVWVKLILPHLLAMIQRIPWKIRYTLTAVCFALIFIDGVMTLMALDAWYSRMAGIAQNSPVSQFFATYFDDDFMANRFQTMTLDPSTAGRM
- a CDS encoding glutaredoxin family protein; this translates as MTVTVFTNPSNPQCEATEQELAKLGVRYDTVDLTKNPSTFEQIKNAGFKQIPVVISPNSSWSGHRPDLIRQLAQSFAA
- a CDS encoding C69 family dipeptidase — encoded protein: MSCTTILVGKKASYDGSTIIARDDDSGSGRYDPKKFIAVAPQDQPRHYRSVLSHVEIDLPDNPCRYSIVPNVLPNRGILAEAGVNEHNVAMSATETIAVNERVLAADPLVELQPANKAANTPEIPGGIGEEDIITLVLPYVTTAREGVARLAELLETYGTYESNGIIISDVNEIWYVETIGGHHWIARRVPDDCYATIPNQLGIDDFDFDDAFNAQREFMCSADLREFMDAHHLDRTMSAAVSSGFGFQPTSAFGNVNMNGGSNSSSGAALRCNHFNPRTAFGTATTKDHIYNTPRAWYMQRYLNPSEDWDSPAARYTPASDDIPWCRVPENAVTLEDVDFLMSAHFEGTPYDPYGTLGTSESRHRYRPIGINRTGHMVAMQIRPYAPETSRSIMWISYGSGPFTAATPFYANVDDTPAYLRDTTPEVSTNNLYWANRLIAALADAHFYETSNAIEEFAESARAYGHRLVERTDAELREMTAQSSASESQESAGAAEITENASIAIIARLQQSNEEMAEYLRTHVTKLLNDVLYTSSNLMHNSFAMSDRWN
- a CDS encoding glycosyltransferase family 2 protein codes for the protein MQEKKTLTFVVPAYNMTEYLERCVMSLIAAKRNDDIEVLIVDDGSSDGTLEMAQKFEARYPGIVRAIHQENKGHGGAVNTGIAAANGMYVKVVDADDWVGPEALEQVMAVLRKEADSTEPIDMLVTNYVYDKVGKRNKHVVNFRHAMKAGERLTWNDLGHFGLAEYILMHALTYRTAVVRESGMQLPEHTFYVDFIYAYQPFPWVKTMKYLDTPFYHYFIGRDGQSVQTDVMIRRVDQLRLVNQCMVHATPERDTVPDGLYRYMIHFLAIESSVASVFMILSRDPENYEKKKDMWDDIKAYSPTIYKDVRKKAMSRALNLRGSIGRFVIRKGYFVAEHVVGFN
- a CDS encoding TetR/AcrR family transcriptional regulator, whose translation is MANTSRMTSYQRREQLIEIGRSLFASKGFEAVSVEEIAATAKVSKPIVYEHFGGKEGLYAVVVDREMRALTDTLINALSDPQAHPRQIVERTALALLTYVEENAEGFRVLTRDSPKTDPAGSFNSLLGDISIRVEDILTEAFKRQHLPAKGVPYYAQMLIGMTVYTCQYWADQRKLSKEQLAAHIVNLAWHGLSRMEAKPELRFESDKAAKEAEKQERREIKEIAKRERKAAKEAQSQNNTESPAGQNAEQNTEQGAAGSQDTQAEQQL